The following proteins are encoded in a genomic region of Colletotrichum higginsianum IMI 349063 chromosome 9, whole genome shotgun sequence:
- a CDS encoding TAP domain-containing protein yields MARLSILLHAGLLIQVGLAATSPGGNRINWGPCPDFNSTEPIQCANISVPLDYTQPESNKTLQLQLLRIPALRQPSKGSILFNFGGPSVAGRPAMATSGSLFRNSTSEYHDLVTFDPRGTGNTLPISCFEDEQERTSYVLKNPKAWGSLIPPNFWAKSSDNTPARLWAYAKLYVDKCYERNKEVGGLVGTAFVARDMMQIVDALGEDGLLRYWGRITPRFLWILWHQGSGTDFVLPGGSYGTLLGQTAAAMFPERIDKMVLDGNLNPHEYYHGYDDEQWTDSDKAFSAVFQSCVANPSTCRLAQRYQNKTASQLEETIYTLINNLNDRPVPFNGTLIDYGFVKSGVMAALYSPGLWVLLDVGFDALISRDLARFTQIWAVLATTYDSIGAAVDAQVGIRCGDKIARVESLDEFLPIMEQQFGISRIFGDVQTATEMVCAQWRLPAKEQYAGDFRVKTRRPILFIGNTADAFTPLASARNASAGFEGSVVLQTNGYGHSSTGTSSCVDLVTEAYYVNGTLPENGTFCELDNPVLPGGATKKQRAKRSLGRV; encoded by the exons ATGGCTCGCCTCTCGATTCTGTTACACGCCGGCCTGCTGATCCAAGTAGGCCTCGCAGCAACTAGTCCGGGCGGGAACCGAATCAACTGGGGGCCATGTCCCGACTTCAACAGCACTGAGCCCATCCAATGCGCCAACATCTCGGTACCGCTTGACTATACTCAGCCCGAGTCGAACAAGACGCTTCAGCTGCAGCTTCTTCGGATCCCCGCCCTTCGCCAACCGTCCAAGGGTAGCATTCTATTCAACTTTGGCGGACCAAGTgttgctggccggccggctATGGCTACGTCGGGCAGCCTTTTCCGAAA CTCGACCAGCGAATATCACGATCTCGTCACCTTCGACCCGCG TGGTACTGGCAACACGCTCCCCATCTCGTGCTTTGAAGATGAACAGGAAAGAACCTCCTACGTCCTCAAGAACCCCAAGGCATGGGGCTCCCTGATCCCTCCCAATTTTTGGGCAAAGTCGTCGGACAACACGCCCGCCAGGCTGTGGGCCTATGCTAAGCTCTACGTCGACAAGTGCTACGAGCGCAACAAGgaggtcggcggcctcgtggGCACTGCGTTCGTTGCGAGGGACATGATGCAgatcgtcgacgcccttggcgaggacggcTTGTTGCGATATTGGGGTAGGATAACTCCCCGATTTCTTTGGATCCTTTGGCACCAGGGTTCTGGTACTGACTTCGTCCTCCCAGGCGGCTCGTACGGGACCCTTCTGGGACAAACGGCTGCGGCCATGTTTCCCGAGAGAATCGACAAGATGGTGCTCGACGGAAATCTCAACCCCCACGAATACTACCACGGCTA cgacgacgagcagtgGACGGACTCGGACAAAGCCTTCAGCGCCGTGTTCCAGTCCTGCGTCGCAAACCCGTCCACCTGCCGCCTCGCCCAACGATACCAGAACAAGACGGCAAGCCAGCTCGAGGAAACCATCTATACCCTCATAAACAACCTCAACGACCGCCCCGTCCCCTTCAACGGCACCCTCATCGATTATGGCTTCGTCAAAAGCGGCGTCATGGCGGCGCTCTACAGCCCGGGTCTCTgggtcctcctcgacgtcggcttcgacGCACTGATCTCCCGGGACCTGGCCCGCTTCACGCAGATCTGGGCCGTGCTAGCCACCACGTACGACTCCATaggcgccgccgtcgatgcgCAGGTGGGCATCCGGTGCGGGGACAAGATCGCCCGCGTCGAGTCTCTAGACGAGTTCCTGCCCATCATGGAGCAGCAGTTTGGCATCAGCAGGATCTTTGGCGACGTGCAAACAGCGACGGAGATGGTCTGCGCCCAGTGGCGCCTGCCCGCCAAGGAGCAGTACGCCGGCGACTTCCGCGTCAAGACGAGGCGTCCTATCCTGTTCATCGGGAACACGGCTGACGCGTTTAcgccgttggcctcggcgcgGAACGCCAGCGCCGGGTTCGAGGGGAGCGTTGTCCTCCAGACGAACGGCTACGGT CATTCTTCCACCGGAACGTCGTCTTGCGTGGACTTGGTGACGGAGGCTTACTACGTGAACGGGACCTTGCCCGAGAACGGCACATTCTGCGAACTAGACAACCCTGTCTTGCCTGGGGGTGCCACCAAGAAGCAGAGAGCAAAGCGCTCGCTTGGACGAGTATGA
- a CDS encoding Endoglucanase-1: protein MKASHTQARRLVLLASLAYGRPTCIPASPVTTTTTTKPATTTRPSTTITSTRSAQSSLCTLYAYASVNGYDLLNNLWGQDDADSGSQCTYYYGPASSGGLSWGTTWTWKGAPNNVKSYAYANRQFTRRLLNSIKGLPTTAQWSYSKADIRANVAYDFFTHPDPNHPNYNGEYEVMIWLNKYGDIWPITESPSGTPIAQVQLAGYTWDLYFGYNEAMKVFSFLSASGPIYNFSADAMVFFNHLASNYAFPLSNQYLLIDQFGTEAFTGQDATFYVSRFQAEVIA from the exons ATGAAGGCATCGCATACGCAGGCCCGACGACTTGTGCTACTGGCTTCACTTGCATACGGCAGGCCGACT TGCATCCCGGCAAGCCCTGTcaccaccacgaccacgacgaaGCCCGCTACCACCACTCGGCCTTCGACAACCATAACTTCCACGCGTTCTGCGCAGTCTTCTCTCTGCACTCTCTACGCATATGCCTCTGTGAACGGCTATGACCTACTTAACAACCTCTGGGGTCAGGACGACGCGGACTCGGGCTCTCAGTGCACCTACTACTACGGTCCTGCGTCTAGCGGCGGCCTCTCCTGGGGTACGACCTGGACGTGGAAAGGAGCACCCAACAACGTCAAGAGCTATGCTTACGCAAACCGTCAATTCACTCGTCGTCTCCTTAACAGCATAAAGGGGCTTCCGACCACAGCTCAGTGGAGCTACAGCAAGGCCGACATACGGGCGAACGTGGCTTACGATTTCTTCACACACCCAGACCCCAATCATCCCAACTATAACGGGGAATACGAAGTGATGATATG GCTGAATAAATACGGAGATATCTGGCCCATCACAGAGAGCCCTTCAGGCACGCCCATCGCGCAGGTTCAGCTAGCCGGTTACACCTGGGATCTGTACTTTGGATACAACGAAGCAATGAAAGTGTTCAGCTTCTTGTCGGCCTCGGGACCTATCTATAACTTCAGCGCTGACGCCATGGTCTTCTTCAATCACTTGGCCAGCAATTACGCCTTTCCTCTGAGTAACCAGTATCTCCTGA TCGACCAGTTTGGAACAGAGGCTTTCACCGGCCAAGACGCAACTTTCTACGTATCAAGGTTCCAGGCCGAGGTCATTGCATGA